tgccgcccgccgatccgctgcattcccgccgatccagaCTATATACACTAAACTACTGCTccaatcatctgctcatagtatgagcaggtgatgggagctgtagctgggttatggctatgacttgcctgccgccgctgatgtcttaaaggggttatccaggtaataaaaacaatattctaaacaaccccccttcccaataccaccctacatCTAATAGACATGTATAACCTaacttgcaccctttccctgtttttttcctccttcttaTCTGCTctagatgtctaaaatcctctactatgGGTCCACTATGACCACGCTTAGCTcactcttcccccctccctcacaggacatgtgatctcctctgtgggggctgggttagctgtctattgacttggtaacccaacccccaggacattatctgcatcatctctgcttccatagacttacatgtgtccctgagcctagctttctgtaatatgaaaagttatagttctatctctgtttgctgtcagtgaatgtaggCATACGCACCTGTCTTTGcctcacagctctgtatattgtgttatAGATGTTGTTAAGAGTCTGGATGgagctagaatgttttcattcacaattagcaagcagagatctaaacctacacttcaCCCCCGATAAACATATGCCTGTTATGCGGCCCATAGGTAGCCATGAACAGGTCAGAGGGGGCAACGGAGCCCTCAGTCTGAAGATAGTTGCGGGTCCCAGATAGGGATGCACCCTCActcggccctattacacagagtgattatttGCTGAATTAGTCCGATTGGGACAGATCTCTGTGTATTAAAGCCGAAGGactgatcatctgctgatcgttgtcttttaacatgtgtaAAAATCATAAGTTCTCGAAACAACAATGAAGGTTACAGGAaacataacagttttatttttggcAGATTGCATGACCAGCAACACAGAGAAAGATTGTACTGCTCAACATATAAATGAAGACCATGCCAATAACTCAGATAAAGACTCCACTCAATACAGCAAAGGCCCATCATTGCAGAAGCCATATTCCTGTcaagaatgtgggaagtgtttctcACGGAAAGCAACTCTTATTAAACATCAGAACATTCACAAGAATTCGTCATTTCCTTATCCAGAATGTGGAAATTCTTTCTCAAATGAAGCACCTCAGAAAACTTACAAAGTGGAAAaaacattttcatgttcagaatgtttgAAATGTTTCTCGACTAAACAAAATCTTGTTAACCAtgaaaaaactcacacaggggaaaagccattttcatgttcagaatgtggaaaatgcttcTCGAGTAAAGGAACTCTTGTTAATCATggaaaaactcacacaggggaaaagccattttcatgttcaggatgtgggaaatgtttctcgACTAAACAAAATCTTGTTAATCatgaaaaaattcacacaggggaaaagccattttcatgttcagaatgtgggacaTGTTTTTCGAGTAAAGGGACTCTTGTTAAACATGAAAAAAGTCACACAGGGGAaagaccattttcatgttcagaatgtggaaaatgtttctcAAATAAAGGAACTCTTGGTAAACAtgaaaaaactcacacaggggaaaggccattttcatgttcagaatgtggaaaatgtttcttGTTTAAAGAAATTCTTGTTAAACATGAAAAAACCCATACAGGGGaaaggccattttcatgttcagaatgtggcaaaagttttattcagaaatcaaaTCTTGAAAGACATcatagaactcacacaggggtgaagccatATTTATGTAATATATGTGGAAAAGGTTGTTCTCAGAAAGCTGATCTTGTCAAACATCAGATGACTCACACAGGGCAGAAGCCATTTTCCTGTCAAGAATGTGGGCAGTGTTTCTCACAGAAATCGTCTCTTATTACACATCAGAACAGTCACAAGAATTCATCATTTCCATCTCCAGAATGTGGAAATTCTTTCTCAAATGAAGCACCTCTTATTGCACATCAGAAAACTTACAAAGTGGAAAaaacattttcatgttcagaatgtgggaaatgtttctcgAGTAAAGAAACTcttgttaaacataaaaaaactcacacagggaaaatgccattttcatgttcagaatgtgggaaatgtttctcgAGTAAAGGAACTCTTGTTAAACAtgaaaaaactcacacaggggaaaagccattttcatgttcagaatgtggcaaaagTTTTACTCAGAAAATAAATCTTGAAAGACATcatagaattcacacaggggtgaagccatATTTATGTAATATATGTGGAAAAGGTTGTTCTCAGAAATCTGGTCTTGTCAAACATCAgataactcacacaggggagaagccattttcctcTCAAGAATGCGGGCAGTGTTTCTCACAGAAAACAACGCTTATTAAACATCAGAACATTCACAAGAGTTCGTCATTACCATAGCCAGATTGTGTAAATTCTTTCTCAAATGCACATCAGAAAACTTAGGAAgtgtaaaaaaacattttcatgttcagaatgtgggaaatgtttctcgAGTAAAGGAAATCTTGTTAATCATGACAAAACTCATACAGGGGAAAaaacattttcatgttcagaacgtCGGAAATGTTTCTCAAGTAAAGCAACTCTTGTTAAACATGATACTCACACGGGGAAAAAACTCATGAGAAAATATATTCatgtgcagaatgtgggaaacgttATGCTCGCAAATCAATTCTCCTTAATCATCAAGCAACTCACACTGAGAAGTAGCTCAGATCTTGTTGTCCTTCAATGTAATAACGAAGAATGTTCGGTTTGTGGATAATGTAATGGTGGTACTGCCCCACGCTGCACATTTTTAACCCCCGTAAATCCATACCATGCAGGTATACATGCACGGCCCGCAGTATAGGTCTCTCGTGCTTCTAATTCCGGAGAGCCTCAATATAACTATCACTGAGGTATGGTGAGCTGATACAATCATGTTGCAGTGTTCCTTCTTGGCGAATAATCTGCTTCTATTGGAAATTTACAAGAATCCCATACCTACCCTAAACCGTGCTAATCGGTGGTGATACTCTGTACTAGCATCACTGCTCAGCGATGAGAGCCATGATGCCAGTAGTACAGCCATCACTGAGGCCACAGAACAAATATAATGGAGAGGCAagtaaaaggttttattacatTTGAAgctctttattttattatttatatttttaaaagttataaagagAACATTCTTTCTAgtagattttagatttttttatgcaaaactttcgatttttttttttttttatcatctattTATGTTT
The nucleotide sequence above comes from Dendropsophus ebraccatus isolate aDenEbr1 chromosome 8, aDenEbr1.pat, whole genome shotgun sequence. Encoded proteins:
- the LOC138799589 gene encoding oocyte zinc finger protein XlCOF6-like; amino-acid sequence: MTSNTEKDCTAQHINEDHANNSDKDSTQYSKGPSLQKPYSCQECGKCFSRKATLIKHQNIHKNSSFPYPECGNSFSNEAPQKTYKVEKTFSCSECLKCFSTKQNLVNHEKTHTGEKPFSCSECGKCFSSKGTLVNHGKTHTGEKPFSCSGCGKCFSTKQNLVNHEKIHTGEKPFSCSECGTCFSSKGTLVKHEKSHTGERPFSCSECGKCFSNKGTLGKHEKTHTGERPFSCSECGKCFLFKEILVKHEKTHTGERPFSCSECGKSFIQKSNLERHHRTHTGVKPYLCNICGKGCSQKADLVKHQMTHTGQKPFSCQECGQCFSQKSSLITHQNSHKNSSFPSPECGNSFSNEAPLIAHQKTYKVEKTFSCSECGKCFSSKETLVKHKKTHTGKMPFSCSECGKCFSSKGTLVKHEKTHTGEKPFSCSECGKSFTQKINLERHHRIHTGVKPYLCNICGKGCSQKSGLVKHQITHTGEKPFSSQECGQCFSQKTTLIKHQNIHKSSSLP